The Mus caroli chromosome 1, CAROLI_EIJ_v1.1, whole genome shotgun sequence genome has a window encoding:
- the Cxcr4 gene encoding C-X-C chemokine receptor type 4 isoform X2, which translates to MEPISIYTADNYSEEVGSGDYDSNKEPCFRDENVHFNRIFLPTIYFIIFLTGIVGNGLVILVMGYQKKLRSMTDKYRLHLSVADLLFVITLPFWAVDAMADWYFGKFLCKAVHIIYTVNLYSSVLILAFISLDRYLAIVHATNSQRPRKLLAEKAVYVGVWIPALLLTIPDFIFADVSQGDISQGDDRYICDRLYPDSLWMVVFQFQHIMVGLILPGIVILSCYCIIISKLSHSKGHQKRKALKTTVILILAFFACWLPYYVGISIDSFILLGVIKQGCDFESIVHKWISITEALAFFHCCLNPILYAFLGAKFKSSAQHALNSMSRGSSLKILSKGKRGGHSSVSTESESSSFHSS; encoded by the exons ATGGAACCGATCAGT ATATACACTGCTGATAACTACTCCGAAGAAGTGGGGTCTGGAGACTATGACTCCAACAAGGAACCCTGCTTCCGGGATGAAAACGTCCATTTCAATAGGATCTTCCTGCCCACCATCTACTTCATCATCTTCTTGACTGGCATAGTCGGCAATGGATTGGTGATCCTGGTCATGGGTTACCAGAAGAAGCTAAGGAGCATGACGGACAAGTACCGGCTGCACCTGTCAGTGGCTGACCTCCTCTTTGTCATCACACTCCCCTTCTGGGCAGTTGATGCCATGGCTGACTGGTACTTTGGGAAATTTTTATGTAAGGCTGTCCATATCATCTACACTGTCAACCTCTACAGCAGCGTCCTCATCCTGGCCTTCATCAGCCTGGACCGGTACCTCGCCATTGTCCACGCCACCAACAGTCAGAGGCCAAGGAAACTGCTGGCTGAAAAGGCAGTCTATGTGGGCGTCTGGATCCCAGCCCTCCTCCTGACTATACCTGACTTCATCTTTGCCGATGTCAGCCAGGGGGACATCAGTCAGGGGGACGACAGGTACATCTGTGACCGCCTTTACCCGGATAGCCTGTGGATGGTGGTGTTTCAATTCCAGCACATAATGGTGGGTCTCATCCTGCCCGGCATCGTCATCCTCTCCTGTTACTGCATCATCATCTCTAAGCTGTCACACTCCAAGGGCCACCAGAAGCGCAAGGCCCTCAAGACGACAGTCATCCTCATCCTAGCTTTCTTTGCCTGCTGGCTGCCATATTACGTGGGGATCAGCATCGACTCCTTCATCCTTTTGGGGGTCATCAAGCAAGGATGTGACTTCGAGAGCATTGTGCACAAGTGGATCTCCATCACGGAGGCCCTCGCCTTCTTCCACTGTTGCCTCAACCCCATCCTCTATGCCTTCCTTGGGGCCAAGTTCAAAAGCTCTGCCCAGCATGCACTCAACTCCATGAGCAGAGGCTCCAGCCTCAAAATCCTTTCCAAAGGAAAGCGGGGTGGACACTCTTCCGTCTCCACAGAGTCAGAATCCTCCAGTTTTCACTCCAGCTAA
- the Cxcr4 gene encoding C-X-C chemokine receptor type 4 isoform X1 produces the protein MEPISVSIYTADNYSEEVGSGDYDSNKEPCFRDENVHFNRIFLPTIYFIIFLTGIVGNGLVILVMGYQKKLRSMTDKYRLHLSVADLLFVITLPFWAVDAMADWYFGKFLCKAVHIIYTVNLYSSVLILAFISLDRYLAIVHATNSQRPRKLLAEKAVYVGVWIPALLLTIPDFIFADVSQGDISQGDDRYICDRLYPDSLWMVVFQFQHIMVGLILPGIVILSCYCIIISKLSHSKGHQKRKALKTTVILILAFFACWLPYYVGISIDSFILLGVIKQGCDFESIVHKWISITEALAFFHCCLNPILYAFLGAKFKSSAQHALNSMSRGSSLKILSKGKRGGHSSVSTESESSSFHSS, from the exons ATGGAACCGATCAGTGTGAGT ATATACACTGCTGATAACTACTCCGAAGAAGTGGGGTCTGGAGACTATGACTCCAACAAGGAACCCTGCTTCCGGGATGAAAACGTCCATTTCAATAGGATCTTCCTGCCCACCATCTACTTCATCATCTTCTTGACTGGCATAGTCGGCAATGGATTGGTGATCCTGGTCATGGGTTACCAGAAGAAGCTAAGGAGCATGACGGACAAGTACCGGCTGCACCTGTCAGTGGCTGACCTCCTCTTTGTCATCACACTCCCCTTCTGGGCAGTTGATGCCATGGCTGACTGGTACTTTGGGAAATTTTTATGTAAGGCTGTCCATATCATCTACACTGTCAACCTCTACAGCAGCGTCCTCATCCTGGCCTTCATCAGCCTGGACCGGTACCTCGCCATTGTCCACGCCACCAACAGTCAGAGGCCAAGGAAACTGCTGGCTGAAAAGGCAGTCTATGTGGGCGTCTGGATCCCAGCCCTCCTCCTGACTATACCTGACTTCATCTTTGCCGATGTCAGCCAGGGGGACATCAGTCAGGGGGACGACAGGTACATCTGTGACCGCCTTTACCCGGATAGCCTGTGGATGGTGGTGTTTCAATTCCAGCACATAATGGTGGGTCTCATCCTGCCCGGCATCGTCATCCTCTCCTGTTACTGCATCATCATCTCTAAGCTGTCACACTCCAAGGGCCACCAGAAGCGCAAGGCCCTCAAGACGACAGTCATCCTCATCCTAGCTTTCTTTGCCTGCTGGCTGCCATATTACGTGGGGATCAGCATCGACTCCTTCATCCTTTTGGGGGTCATCAAGCAAGGATGTGACTTCGAGAGCATTGTGCACAAGTGGATCTCCATCACGGAGGCCCTCGCCTTCTTCCACTGTTGCCTCAACCCCATCCTCTATGCCTTCCTTGGGGCCAAGTTCAAAAGCTCTGCCCAGCATGCACTCAACTCCATGAGCAGAGGCTCCAGCCTCAAAATCCTTTCCAAAGGAAAGCGGGGTGGACACTCTTCCGTCTCCACAGAGTCAGAATCCTCCAGTTTTCACTCCAGCTAA